The DNA window TAAAAATCCCCCACAGTGTGGGtgtacctcaacatcataaaggccatatacgataTGCCCAtggctaacattatactcaatagtgaaaatttgaaagcattttctctaaggtaagaaaaaaaagagactttgAAAGCCAAGTCACAGGTGTGCTAAATATTGAAGTaaggaaataagaacataaaaattCCAATGGTACATACTACAAAAAAATGGACAATAGAtagaataaaattgaaagaagtaaaatttcacCAGAGAATGGAATTCTATGAAATAGACTTAAATGAGTATTCTAAAACTGTAAATTACAGTATCAGAAATTGTgttatttggatatttttaaggaaacgtaaaattctttaaaacattttgtacaGATTTGAGATATTAGTTATTAGTTATGTttaggtttattattatttaatataaagcaGTGTGACTATCACATCTTTCTAACTTGAGATACTTTCTactaaatcaatatttttataattatttataagtaTAATGCATGTTAttacataatttaaattattactaCTTAGTAAAATTCACCTTGTCTTGTGCATGTAACCTGGGATATAATTACTAGTCATCAAGGACATAATTGTAAAAACATGTAAGCATCCTAAGGCATGTTGTGCATGAATCCAGGAAATTGATGTGTGTtgggaaaaggggaaaggaatGAGATAAGCAAGTCTTATTTGCTTTCTAATTCTATCTgtcatattttttgaaaaatagtatcTTAAACATAGCATAATATttgataaactaggagttcccatcgtggcgcagtggttaacgaatctgactaggaaccatgaggttgcgggttcagtccctgcccttgctcagtgggttaacgatccagcgttgctgtgagctgtggtgtaggttgcagacgcagctcagatccccagttgctgtggctctggcgtaggccggtggctacagctccgattcgacccctagcctcggaacctccatatgccgcggggagtggcccaaagaaatagcaaaaagacaaaaaaaaaaaaaaagaaaaaaaaatttgataaactaatttaatttatataatttaaattaatacaaaatgtttaataaataaaataatgtctgattttaaattattaaagtaataaGTGTTTTCAAGAAAACATGATtgtgatgacaatgatgatgtcaataataagaagaaaatttaacCATGACCTATGGAAGagatttatgattttataaattgtataatttaaaatttttactcttttattgGAAAGATCacataatcataaaaattaagttaattgtaattattttaaatatatcctcAAAATCCTCACTgaatagaattataaaattataaaattgagcTATTACATTtgcttgaaaaatataaatggtaATGTAgtaatgaagaaggaaaaatgatgaaaattagtaggaaaaaagaaaaaaattataattcttatctgattccttaaaaaagatcCTAAATTCACCTCATTGTTTCTATTCACATAaggctatttatatatatttttttaatttagaagggTGCATAATACAATTGAATAAATTATGTagaataaactataaaatatatatgagtaAAAGTAGGAGATTGGAGAAATGAAGGGTTATATAGGAATATTTCATGGAATAGGGATATTTGATCTTTTGGAGAGGAGAGATTCAGTTGAGGCCATAGAAAATGAATTGATGAATGAGAGCATTTTctgtaaaaatgattttaaaagaagaaacatctaTCAAGATGTTAATTATAGGATGACAGTTTTGGACCATGTGAATCAATAAACTTAAGCTGCTCATGAGGATGGATCATTTCTTTGCACAGAGGTTATTGTCAAAACTCATGTAATTTCACCCCAAATCCAAAGATAACTAACACATTAAAGTTATATTTAACTGATGTTAACAGTGTGAAACTAAAAACAACTCCATCTCAATAGAGCAAATGTCAATATGCACATATCCTAATACCATTCTGCTCTTTTATGATGTTACAGTATGACAATCTACTGATCATGAATAGGTTTCATATTGAAGATGTGACATTTCTGACAGTGACATTTTAGAATATGACATTTTCTCTATTGCAACACCTTCCCACACACTTCCTCAGAGCTCCCACCACTTCTCTGTTCCTCAGGCTATAGATGAGTGGGTTGAGCATGGGGGTCACTATAGTACCAAGCACAGTTCCAATCTGGTCTTGCTCAGGTGTGTGGGATGAGGTGGGTGTCATGTAGATGAAGATGGCCTGTCCAAAGTAGAGACTGACCACTGTCAGGTGGGAGGAGCAAGTGGCCAGGGCTTTGCTTCTGCCCTTGCAAGAGTTCATCCTGACAACAGTAAGGAAGATGAGAGTGTAGGAGGTCAGGATGAGAATAAATGGAACCAGGAGAAATACAATGGTTGACAGAAATTTCACCATCTCATAGGCTGATATATCCATACAAGACATTCTCAGGATGGCTGGCATCTCACAAAAGTAATGATTAATCTCCCTGGAACCACATATAGGGAAATTCATTGGGTAGATGGTGTGTACAAGTGCTGCAAGGGCTCCCCCAATCCAGGTTGCAGCAGCCATCTGGAGACAGACCTTGGGGTTCATGAGGACTGTGTATTTCAGGGGGTTACAGAcagccacgtagcggtcataggccatgagaGTCAGTAAGATACACTCAGCAAGGCCaagagtgagaaaaaagaagagttgaGTAGCACAGGCAAAAtaggaaatgtttttcttccctgtAAAATAGTTGGCAGCAATTTTGGGAACTGTGCTGGAGATGTAAGCCAGGTCAATTAGGGAGAGTTGACTGAGCAGGAAGTACATAGGGGTGTGGAGATGGGAGTCTAGCCAGATGAGGAGAATAAGTATGGAGTTTCCATAAAAGGCAATAGTGTAGATAAGGAGGATGATTATAATGAGGAGGTAGGGATGTTTGAACCAGGGAAAGAGTCCCAAGAGGATGAAATCAGTTGAGGTTTCATTCTTCTGGTCCATGTTCTCATTCAAATGTTTTATTCAAACTGAAATATTGCAGAAGCAAAATAATATTACAGATGTGATGCTTtgctaaaataatttaatctGTTGGTCAGAAcccttttctctttatggctaaaATATTCtgataaaagagaaatattaaaacatcATCAAATTAAAATACCTCTTCCTACAAATCAGCAATGTCATATCTTACAGTTGGCTTCATTTGAGCAAATGAATGTTTATTCTCTTTGACTGAAAATAATCACTAGCTTAACAATTATTTTTCCCAcatgtttgtatttcttaatgtACTCTTGGttgatgacatttttattttttgcattttgcttttataaGTGTCATTTTCTATCCACCTCAATCCCAGAGGATCTCTTGAACTTCCCTTGAGGCTCTCTCAGAGctttactcaataaattttttcaGCTGAATGAGAAAATCTAGACATTCTATTTTACTCACTAATCACTAAAAttcttatttcattgttttctctttttgttattacttattttttattatacttgcacttgaataattttcttattcAATTAACAACTTAAAGACAGCAGTCATATCCATTTGTCTGTTAATATTTCAGTTATTGTTCGTTGCTCATAGAATAAAAATTCCTTCAATATACTTTCAAGGTGCTGACTAAAGTTCTGTAGATGAATTTTAAGATCCTTTCTTTGTAGGGGTGGTGTCTTTCAGTTGATGAGAGATGAATACATATATCCTCATGTATATAACaaatatctaataaatatttgtcatatCTCTTAATTCTTAGATCAGCAAATTGATTTCCTTTGTGTGACATAATGATTCACAAGCATGTTTCTTATCTTGCCAAACAATAACAACTGGAAATTTGGCTTTCATTATCAGTAATATACTTAAAATACTATATGTTATATCAAATCATATTcctattccttcttttatttgaAGTAATGGAAAGGAAATATTGTATAAATGTCTGATTGTCAATGGAAAGAGAGCAGAGTTCTCAGTGTCATATTTCCAAGAAATAGTCACTGTAAATTCTGTCAGCACTTTGGGCccatggaattttattttcttaagtttccAGAGGCTCAGTGCATCTCTAGATTCCCAGGGAGTTTTTTAGAAATTCTCTTTCaatatctttctctgccttcctaTGTTTATCAACATAAATTCTTCCCATAACATTTATATCCATTTTCTCTGATGCAAAATGATGGGAGAATAACTTTGAAAATGATGTTACATGGTTTCCAATTATCACATGTAAAATATAACCTTTTGTCTACAAGTTGAAAAACAGGATTATTATTAAACATGATAGAGTCATTCAATTTGCAGCCATGATTTGGAAATTGATGTAAACACTACAAAATTAATTTGCCCTAGGAATGATACGGGATTGAAAACTCTGCCTGGAATCTAATTGATGAGCAATTTTTGAAACCAATTTGCTCATATTTAAGTCCCTTTCAAGTGTGCGTCAATAACCTAACAGATGAACAAATTAGGGatataaatgtgatatatattgTATCTTGAAGATATGTTTTATATCATTCACATAATActatattttcttgaatttagGAATCTAGAGTAAAACTAAttcctgtaggagttcctgttgggcaTAGTTATTTagaatctgactgaagtggctcaggttggtgtggaggcatgggttcgattgctggcctggcacagtgggttaaaggatccagcattgcagcagctttagcataggtcatagctgaggctcagattcaatccctgtcctgagaacttccatatgctataggtgtggccatagCATATAAAATCAAGGTCTTTATTAGCTTAGAAATCAATGAATAGCTCTAGGATTTGACTGTTTCATATGTAAATGAGGCATTGACCCACTTGATTTATAAGGGTTCTTCTTGCATTCTTCAAAATTACACATCAATAGATATTGATAAAACCAATGGGCACATACCTATTACATTGAAATAATGATTCAACAACAAACTATGCATTAGCCAAATACAGACTCAGTCTTCACTAAATAATGTACAAGGGGTATATCATAGCAATTCttgcaaaatatttttgtcaaaatgCATATGATTTTGCCTTCATATGTTCCATATGCATGACCACGATTTActcaagaaatacaaaaaaagagaaagtttaatTCTATGAGATAGTGGAATTCTTTTGTTCCTTCTTGGGAAAGTAAAAAATCCTGTCACACTCGCAAGGAACCTAACTTTCTCCATTTCATATAGTCTGAAACTGAGTGATAAAAAATCAAAGtagtattcttaaaatatttttgtgtgaatGGTTGAAATGTTGGGACACTCTCTCAGAAGGGTGTGCATTGATTGTTCCCATACTAGCTCACTTTATCATTTAAATATCTTTGAAATCTTCTCATGGAAAGCAATGTCAAAAAAGAACATGGTCTTTGTTATGGAGGATCCAAGTAGTGCTCCTCTAAGCACAGGGCACAGTAGGTCCTAAAGATGTGTTGTTGGAGGACATTGTCTCCTCCAATGACAGTATAATGGAGTAAATActaacaaaaattataattacaaCAACAGTAGTTAATACTTATAGAAGACTTACTAAATACTGGAGTGCATTACACGCATTCATTTGTTAACTGTTCATATAGAGTTTATCTGCAATCTTGaggaactgaggcagagaggaaTGCAGCAATGTGCTCTTAGTACATACTCTGTCAGGGAATGCCTGAAGAGCATGGGGAACTAGGCAGTTTCCAACAGAGCCTCCCTCCATCAAGACATTATTCTCTCTAGTAATTTAGTACTTACTTTTAattgtaaagaaatgaaattacaCATATTATAACTCACTGtaaaaatctttcatttcatGTGGTCCAAACTTACCCACTCTTGCTTTTCAATGGTTTATGCCCTAAATCCTTAGTTCCTTGGTGTGGAGACTGGATGAACaatggacttgtggctgccgggggggggggggggggtgagggggtggtggtgggggtgggagggatcaggaacttGGCGTTAACAGATGCAATCAATTgatcttggaatggatttacaatgagatcctgctgtgtagcattgagaacaatgtctagatacttacatcacaacacaacaatgggaggaaaaatttggtatacatgtatgtgtaacttggttcccatgctgtacagtggaaaaaacaaaataaaaaaaaattgaaagttaaCTTCTTGCATGGAACATAATTGTTCtattaataagcaaaaaaattctctttcctaTGCTTTCAGCACCCTAGTTACCACTACCTTGTGAACGTCCAGTAGCTGCTGCCATCACCTTGTGCATTAAGGCTCCTTTGCATTATATTAGTAAATTCTTGTCTTGAGAAACTGTGTTTCTTACATTTCAAAGGGCCTGAAAATGAATTAATTGCATTTCTATTCTACATCTTGTTTAGGTCTGAGACTGGCATCTGAGGATTCAGTAATGAATTACGAATTAAATCAAATCCTTCTATAGCTTCTGTGTACCACAGAACTGAGGAAACCTTGAAGGATGTCTCATGGGAGTCTGTCCCCAGACTTCAATTAATTATAGATCTAGAATAAATGCAGGGCTCTCAGAAACATCCTATAAACTATAGACACTGTCAAATATTCaatactctcatactgagtgaaatgagccagaaagacaaagacaaataccatatgacatcacttataactggaatctaatatccagcacaaatgaacatctcctcagaaaagaaaatcaatcatggacttggagaagagacttgtggttgcctgatgggagggggagggagtgggagggatcgggagcttgggcttatcagtcacaacgtagaatagatttacaaggagatcccgctgaatagcattgagaactatgtctagatactcatgttgcaacagaagaaatggtgggggaaaaactgtaattgtaatgtatacatgtaaggataacctgacccccttgctgtacagtgggaaaataaaatttaataaaaaaaaaaaatattcaatactTTTTGTTTGCAGAATAGCACAATTGGGTTTTAATCATCTCTATGGAAATAGAGATGTGAAAGAAATTACATGTTgacaatatgaaagaaaaaaatttgtattgtttgGACTTTGAAAGAGTAGAAAGTAAGAgacaattttttaaggaaaattatatCTGAACAAACATGAACCCTGTGCAAAATCCTAGGTGAGAAAGCCAATAAGTACAAACACCTTATATTTTAACtgtttccaattttatttcaaattgttGTGGTTTTAGTATTAGTTTATATTATTACAATCTATTTAAACACTAGAAAgctgaggaaagaaaattaattggGTACTATCAACTCTGACCATTGTTTCAGTAAGATAATAACAAGGAATTtcacttaaaagaagaaaattcaatgATTCACAACACCCGTGTGTTTTAGAAGAAATTATTAGGAAGTTATTTTATTATGACTATTTGAGTTTCTGCCtcttcaatattttgaaaaagtttgagaagaatttgcataagttctttgtatacttGGTagcattcacctgtgaagctatctgttCTTAGACTTTtatatatagggttttttttttaattacagattctatttcacttttgGTGATCAGTTTGTTCAGGTTATCtattctacttgattcagttttggtgggctgtatctTTCTAGaaagatatcatatttgtgtttttattttttcctacttttactaTATAGTTGCCTTTACTATGAGCATTCCCATTTCATaatcttcatttctaattgtggccttctcttctccacctagagaaattcctttaccttttgttgtaaagctgctttggtggtgctgaattactttagctttttcttgtttgtaaatctttttatttcttttgaatctgaatgagagccttgctggatagaatattcttaGTAGTGCTTTCCTCTTTCATCCCATTAAATATATCaggtcactcccttctggcctgccaagtttctgctgaaaaatcatctAATAACCTTATAGTGGTTCCCTTTTAtgctatttgttgcttttcttttgatgctttttaatattttatcctcctttttcatttttgtcaattTAATTACTATATGTCTTGGTGTTTTCCTCAAGTTGATCCTGGATGGTACTCTCTGCACTTCCTGGTCTTGGCTGATCACTTCCTTTTCCCTGTTaagaacattttcatccttttcctcttcaaatatattctcaggacttttctctcactcttctccttctgagaacCACATAATGTGAATGCTATTGCTTTTGATATTATCCCAAAGTTCACTTAAACTGTCcttgtttcatttcattattttttctttattctgtcctGTGGAAGTGATTTTTCATCACTCCATCTTCCcactcatttatctatttttctatttcatatctTCTGCTATTAATTCCTTCCAGTGTATTATTCATTTCAGTTATTCTATTCctcaa is part of the Sus scrofa isolate TJ Tabasco breed Duroc chromosome 2, Sscrofa11.1, whole genome shotgun sequence genome and encodes:
- the LOC110259581 gene encoding olfactory receptor 2T27-like, with the translated sequence MDQKNETSTDFILLGLFPWFKHPYLLIIIILLIYTIAFYGNSILILLIWLDSHLHTPMYFLLSQLSLIDLAYISSTVPKIAANYFTGKKNISYFACATQLFFFLTLGLAECILLTLMAYDRYVAVCNPLKYTVLMNPKVCLQMAAATWIGGALAALVHTIYPMNFPICGSREINHYFCEMPAILRMSCMDISAYEMVKFLSTIVFLLVPFILILTSYTLIFLTVVRMNSCKGRSKALATCSSHLTVVSLYFGQAIFIYMTPTSSHTPEQDQIGTVLGTIVTPMLNPLIYSLRNREVVGALRKCVGRCCNRENVIF